The sequence TCCCCGGAGCCGGTGGGTTCGTCGTCCTCTGGGAAGTCGTCGTCGTTCAGTCGTCTTGGATCGCTTTCTGATGGGGATTGAGTCTGCCTGGTCATTTCGGTCACCCAGGACCGAGTGCCCCGGCGGAGCTGGTAGCGACTGTCGGCGAACCACTTCCGGATCTCGTGACGTCCGAGTCCGGTGACGCGCTGCAGGCGCTGGACTTCGGCCTCCGTGGGCCAGTTTGTCCGGACGAAACTACGCCGAAGCACCATCAGCTGGTCTTTGGACTTTTTCCGCTGCATGATCGTGGGGCCACGGCGACCTTCTGCTGACTTTTTGGGGGATTCACGGATGTTTAATATGTCAGGCTTAGATTCATGAGAAGGGAACAAATGAGCGCTGCCTTTGTCCAAGGACGCGATTTCAAAATCACCCATGTACTGGGCGGTACTGTCAGTCTGGTGCTGAAACTGTTCGAACCCATTGGTGTACTGAGGAATGATACTGTAGTTGTTGACCTCATCCTGGAAGAAACCTGGCCTGGGTGTGTAGTATGCCTGACTCAAATATGTGTCCATCACAGATACCGGCTGTAGTGTATCAGATGTCCTCTCCTGATGTGCTAAAAAACCATCCTCTTCCCCTTTGccgtcctcctcctcttcctcccgaCACTCCTCCCCAATCGGCATTCCTTGCAGACGGTACAATTTCAGCCGCGTTTGCCTAATGTCGTCTTCAGCCCAGCTGATCCCGTAGCGTACCCGCTGCATCATGAACCACACTTTGACGCGCTCTTGCGATAGGCTGCAGCGACGGGCCAGAGCGCCGATTTCCTGTTCTGTGGGGTACGGAAAGTCGTTAAACACTTCTACGAGCTCCGAAACGGCGTCCAGCTCGTGAATCTGCTCAGAGCGCACCCACACCAGTTTTAGTCCGTCAGACACCAGCGGAAGACACACCAGGTGCGTCTGGTTGAGGCTGGACGTGCCCGACGAGGCAGCGTCCTCACTTTGGTTTTCTTTGCTAGAGTCTGATGAGGAAGAAGCTTTCCTCCGAGGCAGAATGGAGGCAGAAGGTGTGCTTTGGCTGATTTTGGCAGCTGGTGGGGGTTTCACAGTCTCTTTTTGCTTCACTGCTGGTACCTGGTTTTCTAGATTGCTTGTAATTGTGCTGGTCTCTTCCGAGTCCATGGGTGAGGAAGACATGGACTCCTCAGAAAACtgtaagagaaagaaaaagtgtCAATATTAGTCAGATACGATGGTATGATAAATGAAAGACACATTTCTGGGTATAATGGTTGTCTGGTGTCGGTGCTTTTCTAATTTACTGTTCTCTCACACTAGGTGTTAGGATCTACTGCCCCCCTCAATTATCCTATCAAGCTTTTTATAAACCTGTATTAAGTTTAAACCCATTTGTGTGcgttagtgtatgtatgtgcaagtgtatgtgtgtttgtgggtgtgcgtatgttagtgtgtgtatgtgcatgtaagtttgtgtatgagtgtgtatgttcgtataagtgtgtatatacagtacatagttATGTGAAtaatgtattagtgtgtatgtgcatgcaagtttgtgtatgagtgtatacacgtgtgtgtgtgtgtgtgtgtgtgtgtgtgaataatgtgtcgaagtgtgtgtatgtatgtgtttgtgagtgtgcgtatgttagtgtgtgtgtatgtgcatgtgagtttgagtatgagtgtgtatgttcgtataagtgtgtatatacataataatgtgaataatgtatgtgtgtgtgtatatacagtgtatcacaaaagtgagtacacccctcacatttctgcaaatatttcattatatcttttcatgggacaacactatagacatgaaacttggatataacttagagtagtcagtgtacagcttgtatagcagtgtagatttactgtcttctgaaaataactcaacacacagccattaatgtctaaatggctggcaacataagtgagtacaccccacagtgaacatgtccaaattgtgcccaaatgtgtcaatattttgtgtgaccaccattattatccagcactgccttaaccctcctgggcatggaattcaccagagctgcacaggttgctactggaatcctcttccactcctccatgatgacatcacggagctggtggatgttagacaccttgaactcctccaccttccacttgaggatgcgccacaggtgctcaattgggtttagtccatcacctttaccttcagcttcctcagcaaggcagttgtcatcttgaaggttgtgtttggggtcgttatcctgttggaaaactgccatgaggcccagttttcgaagggaggggatcatgctctgtttcagaatgtcacagtacatgttggaattcatgtttccctcaatgaactgcagctccccagtgccagcaacactcatgcagcccaagaccatgatgctaccaccaccatgcttgactgtaggcaagatacagttgtcttggtacttctcaccagggcgccgccacacatgctggacaccatctgagccaaacaagtttatcttggtctcgtcagaccacagggcattccagtaatccatgttcatggactgcttgtcttcagcaaactgtttgcgggctttcttgtgcgtcagcttccttctgggatgacgaccatgcagaccgagttgatgcagtgtgcggcgtatggtctgagcactgacaggctgacctcccacgtcttcaacctctgcagcaatgctggcagcactcatgtgtctattttttaaagccaacctctggatatgacgccgaacacgtggactcaacttctttggtcgaccctggcgaagcctgttccgagtggaacctgtcctggaaaaccgctgtatgaccttggccaccatgctgtagctcagtttcagggtgttagcaatcttcttatagcccaggccatctttgtggagagcaacaattctatttctcacatcctcagagagttctttgccatgaggtgccatgttgaatatccagtggccagtatgagagaattgtacccaaaacaccaaatttaacagccctgctccccatttacacctgggaccttgacacatgacaccagggagggacaacgacacatttgggcacaatttggacatgttcactgtggggtgtactcacttatgttgccagctatttagacattaatggctgtgttttgtgttattttcagaagacagtaaatctacactgctgtacAAGCTGTATACTGACTACtataagttatatccaagttttatttctatagtgttgtcccatgaaaagatataatgaaatatttgcagaaatgtgaggggtgtactcacttttgtgatacactgtatatatatatatgtgtttgtgggtgtgcgtatgttagtgtgtattagggttgggcggtatgacggtatgatggtataccgcgatattaaaaaatggtgacggcatttaaaaatgtgtagcgccaaatttctgcttaagGTCCACCTTGAAAACGGAGACTTTAAGATCTGCGCGCATCCACAATAAGGGAGGGGCAGGAGTTGTAggtggttggagctcactgattggttgtgggggtGCTCACTTTTTGAGGTGATAACACAAAAGCTAGAAAGCGctctacatagggtgtgtttaaacacctagtgagctgccttgctgtcttactgcctacataggcagctgcctcagtagagaggattctaataagtcaatgacttattataaggcaggttattcaaacgcgaTTCCATCGAGttttgcttgctaagctaacagttagtatCTTGCCCTTCAAAACCATGgtatggggtggcacaacgcgctggCATGTCATCACATCTGTGTACCGAATACAgttacattcactgacaagcccgaacttgcaaaaaaaacacacttgtgcaagtttatacaatataatattatgtctgtttgtgtgtgtcgcGCTCACTCTTCACGATACTCggatttcggatttgaattccgacaataaacagcttttattatgactgattaattccccgtactgatgtgaagcagaattggtgcattacagccaataagaacggcgcaaaaatgaaaagaacatataaaacatatatataacagttcccagagatgcgactcggttcatttgaaagagccgttcaatagaatcggattgCTCGCGAACGACCCATTAGTAACAGAGAGACGTCCGCACACCCCCCCAACTCCTTGTGGGTGTGCGTATGTACACAGGGCTATGGCCTTGGCCCGGGCGCTcaacagacacgattggctgcgTCTGAGGGTGGGGAGGTTGACGGGGTTTCTTctctgacctctgctgactggatGAGATGCCTGCAGAAGTGGTGGACGATTTACAGAGGACAGTTCCTACTGTCTTGTTGCCATATTGTTAGAAATCCCTCAACAAAGGAAATACTGTACTGCATAAATATGTATTGTGGTAATGTTATCATGCTgatcttttttaaatgtttcctCCTGGTCTTTGTCTCAGGGGTTTGTCTTAGGGGTCATGCGGTTATATTAAAATGTGAGAAAGGTGGTATTGTTTTAAGTTTTATGAAAAACAAAAGATGTATTTACAAGAGATCCACTgctaatgaaaataaaagtggATCTATTctgtaaacaattaaaattcgATTTCAAAAACAATTCGATTTCTGCTCCACGTTGCAATAAATCATTTACTTCATTCTGTGGCCATATTGAAGCCGAAGTGCCCAAGTgattaattacaataattaaagTTTAAATCAAGAATAATAATGCTGACACAGAGCAATACAGAGTAAATCTGTAAGACTACGTTAAGTGCAAACAGTACAATAAGCCGTCTAAAATATCTACCGACAGAACAAACACAAAACTCACATTTCCTGAAGTTGGGCTCTTTCGTCCCTCTGAAATTTGGTCTCCTAGAGGAGAGGCAGCTAGTCTTTCTTTTTCATCTGCTCCTCTACATTTCTCATTCCTCTGTGGCTTGGGACCAGACAGGCCAGTAACTGGATGTACAGAGTGCAGATGTTGACTAAACGAAAGGACGTCTTCTGCTCTGTAGCCGCAAATCCGGCATTCGTAAGCGTCGTTGGCCTCGTTGTTTCCCACTTTTACGCGTGCCCCGGTCTTTGTGCCCTTACGTGCCTCTGATTTTTGGTTTTCCTCACAATGAAGAGCTGCTGCGGATGGCTTGTCGCAACGTGGTGGCTCAAGCTGCTCCATTGCGACCTATTGAAAAATAACGTCAAAGGTCAGTATttcaacattttacatttgtagTGGGTGGCCAGAAGCCTTTTTGCACACAAACATCTCTCACAGCTAGAGCTAACATGTTCTTTA is a genomic window of Trichomycterus rosablanca isolate fTriRos1 chromosome 4, fTriRos1.hap1, whole genome shotgun sequence containing:
- the homezb gene encoding homeobox and leucine zipper encoding b — translated: MEQLEPPRCDKPSAAALHCEENQKSEARKGTKTGARVKVGNNEANDAYECRICGYRAEDVLSFSQHLHSVHPVTGLSGPKPQRNEKCRGADEKERLAASPLGDQISEGRKSPTSGNFSEESMSSSPMDSEETSTITSNLENQVPAVKQKETVKPPPAAKISQSTPSASILPRRKASSSSDSSKENQSEDAASSGTSSLNQTHLVCLPLVSDGLKLVWVRSEQIHELDAVSELVEVFNDFPYPTEQEIGALARRCSLSQERVKVWFMMQRVRYGISWAEDDIRQTRLKLYRLQGMPIGEECREEEEEDGKGEEDGFLAHQERTSDTLQPVSVMDTYLSQAYYTPRPGFFQDEVNNYSIIPQYTNGFEQFQHQTDSTAQYMGDFEIASLDKGSAHLFPSHESKPDILNIRESPKKSAEGRRGPTIMQRKKSKDQLMVLRRSFVRTNWPTEAEVQRLQRVTGLGRHEIRKWFADSRYQLRRGTRSWVTEMTRQTQSPSESDPRRLNDDDFPEDDEPTGSGEGLDYELDVDMNDEQAPLEDDITESDPSKAQEMKEPERRDSPAPLKRDRKESVVVPSPSPASSSPSTSIFKGYVPAVGPEPNLRKKTWEQLNMLRQSFLHCPWPTSDDYTYLQQKTGLTRTEIVQWYGDTRYHLKHSNLRWIRPEDKDRVRAAVMKQQKRAGRGPRNRGWLDVKDTSYSLGSQASNGTVPAETRTWEELYKTTSSVLPGGEL